Proteins from a single region of Euzebyales bacterium:
- a CDS encoding MBL fold metallo-hydrolase — MPARRRVDRRVFLSQAGRMGLGLMLSTSVVACATDAADEVGGQAPSSTPPPPPEASSPVASPQASAPSDRATPAALDWKRIDFGFVSAYLLVDNTQVVVVDSGVEGSEADIEEALTDLGMGWYAVEHVIFTHKHPDHIGSAAAILEATDADAHAGEGDHVSIVGPRPVSPVTDGQDIFGLQIITTPGHTPGHISVLDPGGGVLVVGDALVGPGDGGGVAGPDAAYTQDMDTAHESVRKLAGYRFDTLLFGHGEPVEQDAAGLVRELAAQL, encoded by the coding sequence ATGCCCGCCCGCCGTCGCGTCGATCGGCGCGTCTTCCTGTCGCAGGCCGGCCGCATGGGCCTGGGACTCATGCTGTCGACGTCGGTGGTGGCGTGCGCGACCGATGCCGCCGACGAGGTGGGCGGTCAGGCGCCATCCTCCACGCCACCGCCGCCACCCGAAGCCTCCTCACCCGTGGCGTCGCCGCAGGCGTCCGCTCCGTCGGACCGGGCGACGCCCGCCGCCCTCGACTGGAAGCGCATCGACTTCGGCTTCGTGTCAGCGTACCTGCTGGTCGACAACACCCAGGTTGTCGTCGTCGACAGCGGCGTCGAGGGCAGCGAGGCCGACATCGAGGAGGCGCTGACCGACCTCGGAATGGGCTGGTACGCGGTCGAGCACGTCATCTTCACCCACAAGCACCCTGACCACATCGGCAGCGCCGCGGCGATCCTCGAGGCGACCGATGCCGACGCGCACGCCGGCGAGGGGGACCACGTCTCGATCGTCGGGCCGCGACCGGTGTCACCGGTCACCGACGGCCAGGACATCTTCGGGCTGCAGATCATCACGACGCCGGGCCACACGCCGGGCCACATCAGCGTGCTCGACCCCGGCGGCGGCGTGCTCGTCGTCGGTGACGCGTTGGTGGGCCCTGGTGACGGTGGTGGCGTCGCCGGTCCCGACGCCGCCTACACGCAGGACATGGACACGGCGCACGAGTCGGTGCGCAAACTCGCCGGCTACCGGTTCGACACCCTGTTGTTCGGCCACGGCGAGCCGGTCGAGCAGGACGCCGCGGGGCTGGTCAGGGAGCTCGCCGCGCAGCTGTAG